From the Gramella sp. Hel_I_59 genome, one window contains:
- a CDS encoding L,D-transpeptidase family protein, protein MKIKLLLVGLILGIISLSCKDEPKLEGIEERNEVEEIKELTSQDEIEDYFEDTDSTSAKINNFKSVNSFYTQREFMPFWNDKESREDLFRSIETIEYDGLFFEDYHGEELQQLLSSLNSDNEEQNLRAEILLTDAFIDLAHDLAVGKLNPKEIYEVWGTELNTINNESLFKRLEKGEKASSILAELAPDHVVYKSLKKALKNYRDDGIKENSSTVIASGKLVKPGEDNDRIPDVASRLFELGYYTKSPDSVGTRYTKKLQTALEDFQKDHGLNTDGVIGNTTIENLNLTTEDRYHQILVNMERWRWYPRDLGEHYIIVNIPDYELYVVSNGDTIRNHKTMVGTEARKTPVFSDEIDYIIYNPTWTIPPTIMKNDVIPGASRDVGYLRKKNIKMYDRSGKEVDPSAVNWNSSSPRSYTYRQPAGPSNPLGLVKIIYPNEYMIYLHDTPSKRLFEKNARAQSSGCVRVENVLDLAKYLIEDQKEFDDEKIDEILKSGKTTQIAMKQKIKVHHFYWTTYQKKDTTRFIDDIYDLDKKLWDLLKPKA, encoded by the coding sequence ATGAAAATTAAACTACTCCTTGTGGGTTTGATCCTCGGGATAATAAGCTTATCCTGCAAGGACGAACCAAAGCTGGAAGGTATCGAAGAGCGTAACGAAGTTGAAGAGATCAAAGAACTAACTTCGCAGGATGAAATAGAGGATTATTTCGAAGATACCGATAGCACATCTGCCAAAATAAACAATTTCAAAAGCGTGAATTCCTTTTATACCCAAAGGGAATTCATGCCTTTCTGGAATGACAAAGAATCTCGCGAAGACCTTTTCCGCAGTATTGAAACCATCGAATATGATGGATTATTTTTTGAAGATTATCATGGTGAAGAATTACAGCAATTGCTATCCTCACTTAACAGTGATAATGAAGAACAGAATCTAAGAGCTGAAATTCTTCTCACCGATGCTTTTATCGATCTTGCTCATGATCTTGCCGTGGGTAAACTAAATCCGAAAGAAATTTATGAGGTCTGGGGCACAGAGCTCAACACCATTAATAATGAAAGCTTATTTAAAAGACTGGAAAAAGGTGAAAAAGCTTCATCCATTCTGGCAGAACTGGCCCCAGATCATGTGGTATATAAAAGTTTAAAGAAAGCACTTAAGAATTACCGGGATGATGGAATTAAAGAAAATTCCTCCACTGTGATCGCTAGTGGTAAACTTGTAAAACCCGGTGAAGATAATGATAGAATCCCGGATGTTGCGAGCCGGCTTTTCGAGCTTGGCTACTACACAAAGAGTCCGGACTCGGTCGGAACTAGGTACACTAAAAAATTACAAACTGCACTGGAAGATTTTCAGAAAGACCACGGGCTAAACACTGATGGCGTCATTGGTAACACAACTATCGAGAACCTGAATCTTACGACAGAAGACCGGTATCATCAAATTCTGGTCAACATGGAACGCTGGAGATGGTATCCCAGAGATCTCGGTGAGCATTATATTATAGTAAACATCCCTGATTATGAGCTTTACGTGGTCAGTAATGGAGATACCATTAGAAATCACAAAACCATGGTGGGTACCGAAGCGAGAAAAACACCTGTTTTCTCTGATGAGATCGATTATATCATTTATAATCCAACCTGGACCATCCCTCCTACTATCATGAAAAATGATGTAATTCCGGGAGCTTCTAGAGATGTAGGTTATTTAAGAAAGAAGAATATCAAAATGTATGATCGCAGTGGCAAAGAAGTAGATCCTTCTGCCGTGAATTGGAATTCTTCCAGTCCGAGATCTTATACTTACAGGCAGCCGGCAGGACCATCAAATCCATTGGGACTTGTAAAGATCATCTATCCAAATGAATATATGATCTATCTACATGATACACCTTCCAAAAGATTGTTTGAAAAGAATGCCCGGGCACAAAGTTCGGGGTGTGTACGAGTGGAGAATGTACTCGATCTTGCTAAATACTTGATTGAGGATCAGAAAGAATTCGATGATGAGAAGATCGATGAGATTCTAAAATCTGGAAAAACAACGCAAATCGCTATGAAGCAAAAAATTAAGGTACATCACTTTTACTGGACTACCTATCAAAAAAAAGATACCACCAGGTTTATTGATGATATCTATGATCTTGATAAAAAGCTTTGGGATTTATTGAAGCCTAAAGCTTAA
- a CDS encoding murein L,D-transpeptidase catalytic domain family protein, protein MKYRIMTVIGVLIFSFAFSNASEIDNSKEIVIETEPVKEVELTSEEKALALYESFSLKNSTMPELSVFEKAIKGYQKLDEAGKVSNSLLTVVDFDLSSTKKRMWILNMDTEEVEYNTYVAHGKNTGAEFATKFSNTVNSLQSSLGFYVTGETYFGKNGLSLFIDGMEKKFNSNARKRYVVIHGADYAEPQFIDRLGRLGRSYGCPAVPNTVAKDLIHKIKGKSVVYIHRSNDKYLNTSSFLNS, encoded by the coding sequence ATGAAGTATAGAATTATGACGGTGATTGGAGTACTAATTTTCTCATTCGCTTTCAGTAATGCATCTGAAATTGACAATTCAAAAGAGATAGTAATCGAGACAGAGCCTGTAAAGGAGGTTGAACTTACTTCCGAAGAAAAGGCGCTCGCATTATATGAAAGCTTTTCCTTGAAAAATAGTACGATGCCAGAATTATCGGTATTTGAAAAAGCTATCAAAGGCTATCAAAAATTAGATGAAGCTGGAAAAGTCAGTAATTCTTTATTAACTGTTGTAGATTTCGACCTTTCTTCAACTAAGAAAAGGATGTGGATCCTTAATATGGATACAGAAGAGGTTGAATACAATACTTATGTAGCTCACGGAAAAAATACTGGTGCTGAATTCGCGACCAAATTTTCTAATACTGTAAATTCACTTCAAAGTTCCCTGGGCTTCTATGTAACAGGGGAAACTTACTTCGGCAAAAATGGACTTTCACTGTTCATTGACGGAATGGAAAAGAAATTTAATTCCAATGCCAGAAAAAGATATGTTGTAATTCATGGAGCAGATTATGCTGAACCTCAATTTATCGATAGACTAGGAAGACTGGGAAGAAGCTATGGTTGTCCTGCAGTTCCTAATACTGTAGCTAAAGATCTAATCCATAAAATTAAAGGAAAGTCGGTCGTATACATTCATCGATCTAACGACAAATACCTGAATACTTCCAGTTTTTTAAATTCTTAA
- the gpmI gene encoding 2,3-bisphosphoglycerate-independent phosphoglycerate mutase, with amino-acid sequence MNKKVLLMILDGWGISPNDEISAVAKANTPFIDSLPGKFPHATLRTDGLNVGLPEGQMGNSEVGHMNLGAGRVVYQDLVKINMAVEKNTLKDEPVLEAAFSYAVKNNKPIHFMGLLSDGGVHSHIDHLKGLLSAADAAGVKNKYVHAFTDGRDADPHSGKGFVEDLLPHLKSTNSELASVIGRYYAMDRDNRWERVEKAYDLIVKGEGKSTQDIISEIQKSYESDISDEFIDPIVFTDDNGNPVAKLGEKDVVIYFNFRTDRGRQLTQALSQDDFPEFDMKKLTLYYVTMTKYDDRFENVNVIFQKSNIKATLGEVLEYEGKKQIRIAETEKYPHVTFFFSGGREKPFAGERRLMCDSPKVATYDLQPEMSAYDITDKIVPELEDESADFICLNFANPDMVGHTGDFDAAVKACETVDICAKKVAETAFENDYSVIIIADHGNSETMKNPDGSANTAHTTNPVPLILMDKDVKSIQDGKLGNIAPTILKLMGITQPDLMTEDSLI; translated from the coding sequence ATGAATAAGAAAGTTCTCCTTATGATTCTGGATGGCTGGGGTATTTCTCCTAATGATGAAATATCTGCAGTAGCTAAAGCTAATACACCATTCATCGATTCGCTACCTGGAAAATTCCCACACGCTACCTTAAGAACCGATGGCCTTAATGTAGGTCTTCCGGAGGGACAAATGGGGAACAGTGAGGTTGGACATATGAATCTTGGAGCCGGTAGAGTTGTTTACCAGGATTTGGTGAAGATCAACATGGCGGTGGAAAAGAACACACTAAAAGATGAACCAGTATTGGAAGCGGCATTTAGCTATGCGGTGAAGAACAATAAGCCAATTCATTTTATGGGATTGCTTAGTGATGGTGGAGTTCATTCTCATATTGACCATTTAAAAGGATTATTATCTGCAGCTGATGCTGCTGGTGTAAAAAATAAGTACGTACATGCTTTTACCGATGGTCGTGATGCAGATCCACATTCTGGTAAAGGTTTTGTAGAAGATCTACTCCCACATTTAAAATCTACAAATTCTGAACTAGCCTCTGTTATTGGTAGATATTATGCCATGGACAGGGATAACCGTTGGGAAAGAGTTGAAAAAGCATACGACCTTATCGTAAAGGGTGAAGGAAAAAGCACTCAGGATATCATATCTGAAATTCAGAAAAGCTACGAGAGTGATATTTCTGATGAATTCATAGATCCTATAGTGTTCACTGATGATAATGGAAACCCTGTTGCTAAACTTGGTGAAAAGGATGTAGTGATATATTTCAACTTCAGAACAGATCGTGGAAGACAACTAACCCAGGCACTATCACAAGATGACTTCCCGGAATTTGACATGAAAAAACTGACCTTATACTACGTCACCATGACGAAATATGACGACAGGTTTGAAAATGTAAATGTCATCTTTCAAAAATCTAATATTAAAGCCACTTTGGGAGAAGTCCTTGAATATGAGGGCAAGAAACAAATAAGGATTGCAGAAACTGAGAAATATCCTCACGTAACCTTTTTCTTCTCTGGAGGTAGAGAAAAGCCTTTTGCTGGTGAAAGAAGACTCATGTGCGACTCTCCGAAAGTTGCCACTTATGACCTCCAGCCGGAAATGAGCGCTTATGATATTACAGACAAAATCGTTCCTGAATTAGAGGACGAGTCGGCTGATTTTATATGTTTAAATTTCGCAAATCCAGATATGGTAGGTCATACCGGTGATTTTGATGCTGCAGTCAAGGCTTGTGAAACTGTTGATATTTGCGCTAAAAAAGTAGCTGAAACTGCTTTTGAAAATGATTATTCTGTCATCATCATTGCAGATCATGGGAATAGTGAAACAATGAAGAATCCAGATGGTAGTGCAAATACTGCGCACACTACGAACCCTGTTCCCCTAATTTTAATGGATAAAGATGTAAAATCCATTCAGGACGGTAAGCTTGGTAACATTGCTCCGACTATATTAAAACTGATGGGAATTACCCAACCAGATCTAATGACAGAAGACTCCCTAATATAA
- a CDS encoding thioredoxin family protein, translating into MKKLFIIIAAFAVSCGNKMDNSNQDVAMDEIEDTGIEQQETQKDMLLGDFTKDELQQAPFNSWFDSRYENFKPDTDEMATINENIKDYEIKVLMGTWCGDSKRELPKFLKILDEANYDYDNLQLVAVDRNKTTPSGIEQDLEVTRVPTIIFYKDGEEVNRFVEYSQGESIEEDIARIVSGKEYKNSYAE; encoded by the coding sequence ATGAAAAAGCTATTTATTATCATTGCAGCTTTTGCTGTGAGCTGTGGAAATAAAATGGACAATTCCAACCAGGATGTTGCCATGGATGAAATAGAAGACACAGGAATTGAACAACAGGAAACCCAAAAGGATATGTTGCTAGGTGATTTTACGAAAGATGAATTACAACAAGCACCATTCAATAGCTGGTTTGATTCGAGGTATGAAAATTTCAAACCAGATACCGATGAAATGGCTACGATCAACGAAAATATAAAGGACTACGAAATCAAGGTTCTTATGGGTACATGGTGCGGTGACAGCAAACGCGAACTACCTAAATTCCTGAAGATTCTTGACGAGGCAAACTATGATTACGACAATCTGCAATTAGTTGCTGTAGATAGAAACAAAACGACGCCATCGGGCATTGAGCAAGACCTGGAGGTAACCAGAGTACCTACAATTATCTTTTACAAGGATGGAGAGGAAGTAAATCGTTTTGTGGAATATTCCCAGGGTGAAAGCATAGAAGAAGACATTGCCAGGATCGTAAGTGGTAAGGAGTACAAAAATTCTTACGCAGAGTAG
- a CDS encoding hydrolase, translating to MPNSLTIAVDFDGTIVENRFPEIGKPLLFAFESLRKLQEEGHRLILWTYRSGEKLDDAVTFCENNGLKFYAINSSYPEEEFDQSISRKILADIFIDDRNYGGMKGWGEIYQSLTLNKPGTGTGKKKRSGLFRRF from the coding sequence ATGCCTAATTCTCTTACCATCGCAGTTGATTTCGACGGTACGATCGTAGAGAACCGATTTCCAGAAATTGGAAAACCTTTACTATTTGCCTTTGAATCTCTTCGGAAATTGCAGGAAGAAGGTCACAGATTAATCCTTTGGACCTACAGAAGCGGAGAAAAACTTGACGATGCTGTTACCTTCTGTGAAAATAATGGTTTAAAGTTTTACGCAATAAATAGTAGTTACCCTGAAGAAGAATTTGACCAAAGTATTAGCAGAAAGATTCTAGCTGATATTTTTATAGATGATCGTAATTACGGCGGAATGAAAGGTTGGGGAGAGATTTACCAATCACTTACATTGAACAAACCAGGAACCGGAACCGGTAAAAAGAAGAGATCAGGTCTCTTTAGAAGATTTTAA
- the map gene encoding type I methionyl aminopeptidase — MIIPKSSEEIELLRESALIVSKTLGMLAPEIKPGVTTLQLDKLAEEFIRDHGAVPGFLGLYDFPNSLCMSPNAQVVHGIPNNTPLQEGDIISIDCGALKNGFYGDHAYTFGVGTIAPEVEELLKVTKESLYEGIREFKAGNRVGDVGYAIQKYTEDRGYGVVRELVGHGLGKTMHEDPEMPNYGKRGRGKKFVEGMVVAIEPMINLGTKRIKQLPDGWTILTVDNKPSAHFEHDVALIDGKPELLSTFKYIYESLKINSTEEDEFRAKVYD; from the coding sequence ATGATTATACCAAAATCCAGCGAGGAAATTGAACTACTAAGAGAAAGTGCGCTTATTGTAAGCAAAACTCTTGGAATGCTGGCGCCTGAAATTAAACCAGGTGTAACTACCCTACAATTAGATAAACTTGCAGAAGAATTTATACGTGATCATGGTGCTGTTCCAGGTTTTCTGGGATTGTATGATTTCCCTAATTCTTTATGTATGAGTCCCAATGCACAGGTAGTGCACGGGATACCTAACAACACTCCATTGCAGGAAGGTGACATTATAAGTATTGACTGTGGAGCTTTGAAAAATGGCTTCTACGGAGATCATGCCTATACTTTTGGAGTAGGAACAATCGCTCCCGAGGTTGAGGAATTATTGAAAGTCACCAAAGAATCCCTGTATGAAGGAATTCGAGAATTTAAAGCAGGAAATCGCGTTGGTGATGTAGGATATGCAATTCAGAAATATACGGAGGACCGCGGTTATGGAGTAGTTCGCGAACTTGTGGGACATGGGCTAGGAAAAACGATGCATGAAGATCCCGAAATGCCTAACTACGGTAAACGTGGCCGAGGTAAAAAATTTGTAGAAGGAATGGTCGTAGCTATAGAGCCTATGATCAACCTTGGAACTAAGAGAATTAAACAATTGCCCGATGGCTGGACAATACTAACCGTCGATAATAAACCCAGTGCTCATTTTGAGCACGATGTCGCATTGATAGACGGCAAACCAGAATTACTATCAACATTTAAATACATTTATGAATCATTAAAAATTAATTCAACAGAAGAAGACGAATTTAGAGCAAAAGTTTATGATTAA
- a CDS encoding HNH endonuclease, whose product MIKSYRQEIWKTLHKDSWEDRFIYKVSNFGRMISYLKNPEGDLMNGGKVGGYLNFAVKLKNGKHKTYYIHRIIAEMFLEKKEGDQYVIHKNFVKNDNRVSNLAWATKDEWVQHQYNSPKVKENKENRRLRKVTSYSKLTYAQAVILKKKLLDPDRKTRIRVLAKQFGVSEMQLYRIKSGENWGDIEV is encoded by the coding sequence ATGATTAAAAGTTACAGACAGGAAATCTGGAAAACCCTACACAAAGATTCCTGGGAAGACCGCTTTATCTACAAAGTCTCAAATTTCGGAAGGATGATCAGTTATCTGAAAAACCCCGAAGGAGACTTGATGAATGGCGGAAAAGTAGGTGGATATTTAAACTTCGCGGTAAAATTGAAGAATGGTAAGCACAAAACTTACTACATTCATCGCATTATTGCTGAAATGTTTTTAGAGAAAAAAGAAGGTGATCAGTACGTGATTCACAAGAATTTTGTGAAGAATGACAATCGCGTTTCTAACTTGGCATGGGCCACCAAGGATGAATGGGTCCAACATCAATATAACAGTCCTAAAGTAAAGGAAAATAAGGAAAACAGAAGATTACGTAAAGTAACCTCTTATTCCAAATTGACTTATGCGCAGGCTGTTATTCTGAAGAAAAAGCTATTAGATCCTGACAGGAAAACCCGTATTCGAGTACTGGCTAAGCAATTTGGTGTATCCGAAATGCAGCTATACCGTATCAAATCGGGCGAAAACTGGGGAGATATCGAAGTATAG
- a CDS encoding class I SAM-dependent methyltransferase has translation MSNLFKLALNSIPRPVLIRASYLIRPFLKIYLKGNRYTDPIDGSSFRKFLPYGYEDQRENVLSPSTLSLERHRLLWIYLQQHTDFFTKKRKVLHFAPEQAFYKRFRRLKNLEYTTTDLNSPLADVKADICDLPFADSSYDFILCNHVLEHIPDDFTAMKELYRVLKPGGTAILQIPQDLNRAESFQDDTITDPKQRAKIFGQYDHVRIYGRDYFQKLREVGFEVNEVDLSKNMTSHEVDKYRLAKGEILPVCSK, from the coding sequence ATGAGCAATCTTTTTAAACTGGCCTTAAACAGTATTCCCAGGCCCGTACTTATTAGAGCCAGTTACTTGATAAGGCCGTTTTTAAAGATTTATCTTAAAGGCAACCGATATACTGACCCAATTGATGGTAGCAGTTTCCGAAAATTCCTTCCATATGGATATGAAGATCAGAGAGAGAATGTTCTTTCCCCTTCCACTCTATCATTGGAAAGGCATCGCCTACTTTGGATATACCTTCAGCAGCACACAGACTTCTTTACTAAAAAGCGAAAAGTACTTCACTTCGCACCGGAACAGGCTTTTTATAAACGCTTCCGAAGACTAAAAAATCTTGAGTATACCACTACAGATCTAAATTCACCTTTGGCAGATGTCAAAGCTGATATTTGTGATCTACCATTTGCTGATTCCAGCTATGATTTTATTTTATGTAACCACGTTCTGGAACATATCCCAGATGATTTTACAGCAATGAAAGAATTGTACAGAGTTTTAAAACCAGGCGGAACTGCGATTCTACAAATACCGCAAGACCTTAACAGAGCTGAGAGCTTTCAAGATGATACTATTACCGATCCCAAACAAAGAGCTAAAATATTTGGACAGTATGACCATGTTAGGATCTATGGCAGGGATTATTTTCAGAAATTAAGGGAAGTAGGCTTTGAAGTAAATGAAGTAGACCTAAGTAAAAATATGACCAGTCACGAGGTTGATAAATATAGACTTGCAAAAGGGGAAATATTACCGGTTTGCAGTAAGTAA
- a CDS encoding FAD:protein FMN transferase, protein MDRISIFIISVLTLVSCDSKSGLDIATFQGEALGTTYSVQYFSEGELEFTESMDSIVDLVNGSMSTYQQDSDISMINRGDSIVTVDQHFIKVFEASQRIYSESNGFFDPTVGVLVNAYGFGPGEPVTDLYAERLDSLNQLVGLNKVRINEDQTVSKENPNVYIDFNAIAKGYTIDLIGQYLENNGVSNYLIELGGELKAKGKNKSSGKEWLVGIDHPLQKGPERQFNAKVMLKNASMATSGNYRKYRIDSITGERFVHTVNPITGFAEKSNLLSASVIAENCMMADGYATALMAMGLDRSASMLKELQSIEVYLIYSDENGAVKTYVTPGFKSNLVD, encoded by the coding sequence ATGGATCGTATTTCAATATTTATCATTTCAGTTTTAACTCTGGTATCATGTGATTCTAAGAGTGGACTGGACATAGCTACTTTTCAGGGTGAAGCTTTGGGAACGACCTATTCAGTTCAATACTTTTCAGAAGGCGAGCTTGAGTTCACTGAATCTATGGACAGCATCGTGGATCTTGTAAATGGATCTATGAGTACTTACCAGCAGGATTCCGATATTTCCATGATCAATCGGGGTGATTCTATTGTGACAGTAGATCAGCACTTCATTAAAGTGTTTGAGGCTTCACAAAGGATTTATTCTGAAAGCAACGGTTTTTTTGATCCAACGGTAGGGGTTCTGGTTAATGCCTACGGTTTTGGTCCCGGAGAACCCGTAACCGATCTTTATGCAGAGCGACTCGATTCTTTGAACCAACTGGTAGGACTCAATAAAGTAAGAATTAACGAGGACCAGACTGTCTCCAAAGAGAACCCAAACGTTTACATCGATTTTAATGCAATTGCCAAAGGTTATACTATAGATCTTATTGGACAGTACCTGGAGAATAATGGTGTATCAAATTATTTGATCGAGCTGGGTGGTGAACTAAAAGCCAAGGGTAAAAATAAATCATCTGGTAAGGAATGGTTGGTTGGAATTGATCATCCATTACAGAAAGGTCCGGAAAGACAGTTTAACGCAAAGGTGATGCTTAAAAACGCTTCTATGGCAACATCTGGGAACTATAGAAAGTACCGGATTGACTCTATTACTGGAGAACGCTTTGTGCATACAGTGAACCCAATAACTGGTTTTGCTGAAAAGAGCAATTTATTAAGTGCTTCTGTAATTGCTGAAAACTGTATGATGGCAGATGGTTACGCTACAGCTCTTATGGCCATGGGTCTTGACAGATCGGCTAGTATGCTGAAGGAACTGCAATCTATAGAAGTGTATCTGATCTATTCCGATGAAAATGGAGCTGTCAAAACTTACGTGACACCAGGATTTAAATCCAACTTAGTGGACTAG
- a CDS encoding Na(+)-translocating NADH-quinone reductase subunit F, with the protein MPKLDEQELHNLAMNIVGKDLEDNGYEFLGVNSKLRRNPQFVALKDTKLHFVIVRAIEYPDDPQAFDPAFMKDIKEHAEKFNARTFYAGVGLANSSDYEKPVSNEEDYVVNYSGWKEF; encoded by the coding sequence ATGCCAAAATTAGACGAACAGGAACTACATAACCTGGCAATGAACATCGTTGGTAAGGATCTCGAGGATAACGGGTATGAATTTTTAGGGGTAAATAGTAAACTAAGGCGTAATCCACAGTTTGTGGCCCTAAAGGATACAAAATTGCACTTTGTCATTGTTAGAGCTATTGAATATCCAGATGACCCTCAGGCTTTTGATCCAGCTTTTATGAAAGACATAAAGGAACATGCTGAAAAGTTCAACGCCAGAACTTTTTATGCCGGTGTAGGACTGGCTAATTCTTCAGATTATGAAAAACCGGTCTCTAATGAAGAGGACTATGTTGTGAACTATTCTGGATGGAAAGAATTTTAA
- the nqrF gene encoding NADH:ubiquinone reductase (Na(+)-transporting) subunit F: protein MTVIIASVVVFLVLILLLVSMLLGAKAKLSPSGPVTINVNNEKDIEVGSGGTLLSTLGDNKLFLPSACGGGGTCIQCKCIVEDGGGAILPTEEPHFTRKEIANGWRLGCQVKVKQDMKITIPEEVFGIKKWDATVVRNYNVASFIKEFVVEIPEPMDYKAGGYIQIEIPKTEVKFEDMDITAHPEEHETPDKFKDEWDKFKLWPLVMKNPELVERAYSMASYPAEGREIMLNVRIATPPFDRAKDGWMDVNPGVASSYIFSLKKGDKVVISGPYGEFFINESDSEMLYVGGGAGMAPMRSHLYHLFRTLKTGRKVTYWYGGRSKRELFYTEHFRALERDFPNFKFYLALSEPAEEDNWKVKSNLDDEGDGFVGFIHQVVIDNYLSHHEEPEDIELYFCGPPLMNKAVQKMGEDFGMPPENIRFDDFGG, encoded by the coding sequence ATGACAGTTATAATAGCTAGTGTAGTAGTATTCTTAGTCTTGATTTTGTTATTGGTATCCATGCTTTTAGGAGCTAAGGCCAAATTATCGCCATCAGGACCTGTGACAATCAACGTCAACAACGAAAAAGATATTGAAGTAGGTTCAGGTGGAACCTTGCTTTCAACTCTTGGAGATAATAAATTGTTCCTGCCTTCTGCCTGTGGTGGTGGTGGAACTTGTATCCAGTGTAAATGTATCGTTGAAGATGGTGGTGGAGCAATTCTTCCTACGGAAGAACCACACTTTACCAGAAAGGAAATTGCAAATGGATGGAGACTTGGTTGCCAGGTAAAGGTAAAGCAGGACATGAAAATAACCATTCCTGAGGAAGTTTTCGGTATTAAGAAATGGGATGCAACCGTAGTAAGAAACTACAACGTGGCATCATTCATTAAAGAATTTGTGGTAGAAATTCCTGAACCAATGGATTATAAAGCCGGAGGTTATATTCAAATTGAAATTCCTAAAACGGAAGTGAAGTTTGAAGATATGGATATTACTGCTCACCCTGAAGAACATGAAACTCCGGATAAGTTTAAAGACGAGTGGGACAAGTTTAAATTATGGCCACTGGTAATGAAGAATCCTGAGTTGGTTGAAAGAGCCTACTCAATGGCTTCTTACCCAGCAGAAGGTCGTGAGATCATGCTAAATGTACGTATTGCCACTCCACCCTTTGATCGTGCAAAAGACGGTTGGATGGATGTGAATCCTGGAGTCGCTTCTTCATATATCTTTAGCTTGAAGAAAGGTGATAAAGTAGTTATTTCTGGACCTTATGGTGAATTCTTCATCAATGAAAGCGATTCAGAAATGCTTTATGTTGGTGGTGGAGCCGGTATGGCCCCAATGAGATCTCACCTTTATCATCTATTCAGAACATTGAAAACTGGTAGAAAAGTAACTTACTGGTATGGTGGTAGATCTAAAAGAGAATTATTCTATACAGAACACTTTAGAGCATTAGAAAGAGATTTTCCAAATTTCAAATTTTACCTAGCGCTTTCTGAGCCTGCGGAAGAGGATAACTGGAAAGTTAAGTCAAATCTAGATGATGAAGGAGATGGTTTTGTAGGCTTTATACACCAGGTTGTAATAGATAATTATCTATCGCACCATGAAGAGCCAGAGGATATCGAACTATATTTCTGTGGTCCGCCATTGATGAACAAAGCAGTTCAGAAGATGGGTGAAGACTTCGGTATGCCCCCTGAGAACATCAGATTTGATGACTTTGGAGGATAA
- the nqrE gene encoding NADH:ubiquinone reductase (Na(+)-transporting) subunit E codes for MELVNLFVRSIFIENMIFAYFLGMCSYLAVSKTVKTAVGLGAAVIFVLAITVPINFLLDNYLLKPGALSWLGAEYADVDLSFLSFIMFIAVIASMVQLVEMIVEKFAPALYGALGIFLPLIAVNCAILGGSLFMQQKDFGGISEAITYGLGSGIGWFLAILAIAAIREKIAYSNVPAPLKGLGITFIITGLMALGFMSFMGIKL; via the coding sequence ATGGAATTAGTTAATCTATTTGTAAGAAGTATTTTCATAGAAAATATGATATTCGCCTACTTCCTGGGAATGTGTTCCTACCTGGCGGTATCTAAGACTGTAAAGACAGCTGTTGGTTTGGGTGCTGCTGTGATCTTCGTACTGGCGATCACTGTACCTATCAACTTTCTACTGGATAATTACCTTTTAAAGCCTGGAGCACTTTCCTGGCTTGGAGCTGAATATGCAGATGTGGATCTAAGTTTCTTAAGTTTTATCATGTTCATTGCGGTAATCGCATCCATGGTCCAGCTTGTGGAGATGATTGTTGAAAAATTTGCTCCGGCTCTGTATGGTGCACTTGGTATTTTCCTTCCGCTTATTGCGGTAAACTGTGCGATCCTTGGTGGTTCACTTTTTATGCAGCAAAAAGATTTCGGAGGAATTTCAGAAGCGATCACTTATGGACTTGGTAGTGGAATAGGATGGTTTCTTGCTATCCTCGCCATTGCGGCCATCAGAGAGAAAATTGCATACTCAAATGTTCCCGCACCATTAAAAGGCCTTGGTATCACGTTTATCATTACCGGACTTATGGCGCTTGGATTCATGAGTTTTATGGGAATTAAATTATAA